From Fulvivirga lutea:
TTTGAATTATCATCTTTCGGGGGTTTAGGCCTCGAAGGCTTTGTTAAAACCTTTAAGAAGGTAAATGAGGGCCTTTGGAATAAATATAATCAGGGCCAAATTGACAGGGAATATATCAAAAAGTATCGATTCAATACTATTCTATCGAGTCATGGTATCGATAATATAGATTTATCAATGGCGCTATCATCAAGGTACATTTCTGATTGCCCTACAAAAGGTCATCTAATGCCCTATGCTTTTGAAGTGCTGGACTATTTAAGGGAAAGGTATCCACTTTACCTGCTCACAAATGGGTTTAATGACGTTCAGAGCATTAAAATCTCTAAATCAAAAATTGATCATTATTTTGAAGGCATGGTGACTTCCGAAACGTGTGGCCATCGAAAACCTTCCAAAGAGATTTTTGAGTTTACATTGAAAAAAGCAGGTTCTCAAGCAACTGAGGCTTTAATGATAGGCGATAACCTAAAAGCCGATATTGTGGGTGCCAGAAATGCCGCCATTGACACAGTTTATTTCAATACAGAAAAGCTAGCACACAAAGAAGAAGTCAGCTACGAGATAAACTGTTTAAGTGAGCTGACTAAAATACTTTAAGAGGCGGCCTTTTCTTCGCCATTCCCTAAATTTGCGGGCACAAATAAACCATGTTAATCAAACGATATTTATATGCCTAAAGGAGTCTATCAAATACCTGCCCCTTCGAATGAACCGGTTTTAAATTATGCCCCCGGATCACCAGAGAAACTGGCAGTTAAAAAAGCGCTTGAAGAAGCCAGATCGAAGCAAATTGATATACCAATGTACATTGGTAGTGAAGAGGTTAGAACGGACAAAAAAATACCTGTTAGTCCTCCTCACGATCATAAACATATATTAGGTCATTTTAATGAAGGCGATGCCTCTCATGTAGAGCAAGCAATCAACGCTGCGTTAGGAGTAAAAGAATCTTGGTCTACCATGCCATGGGAGCACAGAGCCAGCGTATTTTTAAAAGCGGCTGACTTACTTGCCGGACCTTACCGAGCCAAAATCAATGCAGCGACAATGCTTGGTCAATCTAAAAGTATCTACCAGGCTGAAATTGATTCAGCATGCGAGCTGATAGACTTCCTGAGATACAATGTGTATTACATGATGAAGATCTATGAAGACCAGCCTGAATCATCTACAGGGGTATGGAACAGATTAGAATACCGAGCACTGGAAGGTTTCGTATTTGCTATTACTCCATTTAACTTTACTGCCATTGCCGGAAATTTACCAGCCTCCGCTGCCTTGATGGGCAATACAGTAATTTGGAAACCGGCATATACACAAGCTTATTCTGCCAATGTAATTATGGAAGTGTTCAAAGAAGCTGGTTTACCTGATGGTGTAATTAACCTAATATTTGTAGATGGACCAGTAGCTGGTGATATAGTCTTCAATCACAAAGATTTTGCTGGGCTTCACTTTACTGGAAGTACCGGAGTATTCCAACATTTATGGAAAACGATAGGAGCAAATATTAATAAGTACAGATCTTACCCAAGGATTGTGGGAGAGACCGGTGGTAAAGACTTTATTGTAGCACATAAATCAGCTTTGCCTAAAGTAGTTTCTACAGCTATTACAAGAGGAGCTTTTGAATTCCAGGGTCAAAAGTGCTCTGCAGCATCAAGGGTTTACATTCCTTCCAATATTTGGGACGATGTAAAGAAATATCTGATTGAAGATATTAAATCCATCAAAATGGGACCTACAGAAGATTTTACTAACTTCTTTAATGCCGTGATTGACGAAAAGGCTTTTGATAAGATAGCAGGCTACATAGATGGCGCTAAGGCCAATAAAATGAATGAAATTATTGCCGGTGGCAATTACGATAAATCTAAAGGCTATTTTATTGAGCCTACCGTAATTGTAACGCAAGATCCATCGTCAACTACTATGTGCGAAGAGATTTTTGGGCCAGTTGTAACTATTTATGTATACAATTCAGAACACTTTGAAGAAGTTCTAGAACTTGTAGATCAGACATCGCCTTATGCATTAACTGGATCAATTATTTCTCAGGACCGTTTTGCGATTGACCTAGCCATGAAAAAGTTGATCAATTCAGCGGGTAACTTTTACATAAATGACAAACCGACAGGTGCCGTTGTTGGTCAGCAACCATTTGGCGGAGCTAGAGGATCTGGAACCAATGATAAAGCCGGATCAAAGCTTAATTTACTAAGATGGGTGAGCCCAAGAACAATAAAAGAAACAAGGGTACCGCCAACAGATTATAGATACCCTTTCATGGAAGAGAAGTAAGTTTTTATAATAAAACGAACAAAAAGAAGGCTATCTAGGGTAGATAGCCTTCTTTTTTTTGGCTTTAATAAATAGTTTTCATCTCATTTGCATTAATCACACCTTTTTTCATAATTTTAAATGATGTAAGGTTATCTGTAGTTGGCTAACTTTAACAACCGGTAAACTAAACCATGTCGCCATTCAGATTAAGCAAAATTGATCGCTACCGTCAATCTCTCAACGGGAAGGAGGAAGAAATTATTGATATTCAATTCCCCTCAGAAATAAAAAGGCCAACTTTAAAAACACCAACTACAAAGGATATTCTCATTTTTGTTGTTGATGATGACCCTTGGTTTATGCAAATTGTGAATACTCATCTTTCCAAGGTATCCTTGAACGACCTCGCTCCTAACCAGCAAATTATTATCAAGAACTACGCTACGGGTAAAAGTTGCTTGAATGATTTAAATC
This genomic window contains:
- a CDS encoding YjjG family noncanonical pyrimidine nucleotidase translates to MKRYKTIIFDLDHTLWDYEKNSLETLSDLHQEFELSSFGGLGLEGFVKTFKKVNEGLWNKYNQGQIDREYIKKYRFNTILSSHGIDNIDLSMALSSRYISDCPTKGHLMPYAFEVLDYLRERYPLYLLTNGFNDVQSIKISKSKIDHYFEGMVTSETCGHRKPSKEIFEFTLKKAGSQATEALMIGDNLKADIVGARNAAIDTVYFNTEKLAHKEEVSYEINCLSELTKIL
- the pruA gene encoding L-glutamate gamma-semialdehyde dehydrogenase → MPKGVYQIPAPSNEPVLNYAPGSPEKLAVKKALEEARSKQIDIPMYIGSEEVRTDKKIPVSPPHDHKHILGHFNEGDASHVEQAINAALGVKESWSTMPWEHRASVFLKAADLLAGPYRAKINAATMLGQSKSIYQAEIDSACELIDFLRYNVYYMMKIYEDQPESSTGVWNRLEYRALEGFVFAITPFNFTAIAGNLPASAALMGNTVIWKPAYTQAYSANVIMEVFKEAGLPDGVINLIFVDGPVAGDIVFNHKDFAGLHFTGSTGVFQHLWKTIGANINKYRSYPRIVGETGGKDFIVAHKSALPKVVSTAITRGAFEFQGQKCSAASRVYIPSNIWDDVKKYLIEDIKSIKMGPTEDFTNFFNAVIDEKAFDKIAGYIDGAKANKMNEIIAGGNYDKSKGYFIEPTVIVTQDPSSTTMCEEIFGPVVTIYVYNSEHFEEVLELVDQTSPYALTGSIISQDRFAIDLAMKKLINSAGNFYINDKPTGAVVGQQPFGGARGSGTNDKAGSKLNLLRWVSPRTIKETRVPPTDYRYPFMEEK
- a CDS encoding response regulator codes for the protein MSPFRLSKIDRYRQSLNGKEEEIIDIQFPSEIKRPTLKTPTTKDILIFVVDDDPWFMQIVNTHLSKVSLNDLAPNQQIIIKNYATGKSCLNDLNLKPDIILLNYDINKGIRNTLNGKEILDAIINTNPNQKVLIMNNLKTNVRHAFVEQGLRDYIINDPEAVNELNSIIEEILKTH